The nucleotide sequence AGTTACACAGTGATCATGTGATATACCTTTCCTGACTGACTGTATtgcctctctcttttcattcattcaagatGGGGAAGCTGTAGTGGAGGTACATGTCCCAGGCAGTGATCAGCAGGAGGCGCTGGTGAGGAAAAGGACTGCCGGTGTCCTAGATATGGGCGGCGTCTCTACACAGATCGCATACGAAGTGCCCAAAACTGTAAGCTTTGCTTCTCCACAGCAGGTTATTATCCACAACCaattctgtttttgtgctgtcTTTGGTTTTTGTCACTCACCCTTTGTTCTTCTCCCTATTTCCAACCTCTGTCATTCCCTGGTTAAACCTCTATGCACCATTTTTGTCCCGTGGAGATGATCTGCTCTCCATTCATCACTATTGAAGGCATACTGTAAGCCTGCTGCATGACTCCATAGCAGGATTTAGGACTGACAGCACCAAGCCATTTATGTAGAGACCATCAAATACAGTGgaagattttttgtttgtgttgtagtgATTTATTTAGAGTAGCAGGTTTGACATATGCTGCTTTCCCTtttcactgtcattgttttttctttacaccACATGAAGCTCAGCTGAATTTTCACTGACATCTTGTTTGGCAGTTGTAGCTTTTGTTCTTTAATGTGTTGAAATACATTAAACCATACCTAAAATTTTGCTCTACTCTTAATGCGACCTCAAACATAGGCCTGACCTGCTGTAGTGATCAGTTCATGTGTAGCATGTCAGCACCTTGTTAAACACATACGGATATACTATGGTTTATcacaagtgtgtcatcattcCCAgcctaatttttttttgtttgttcccTAGGAGGAAGTTGCCAAGAACTTACTGGCGGAGTTCAACTTGGGATGTGACGCACATCGCACGGAGCATGTTTATCGTGTTTATGTGTCCACCTTTCTGGGTTTTGGAGGAAATGCAGCACGCCAAAGATATGAAGAAAGCCTCATCAGAAATACTGCCACTCGAAACAAGTGAGAACCGCAGGCAGATCTTTGTGTGCttggatttatttttgaattttttagCAAATGTTTCCTACCTGGCAGTACCACAgtattgtgtgtatttactCTGCATTACTGATTTCTTCAGGCTCTTAGGTCAGCATATTGGTGAGACAGCAGAGTCTCCCCTCCTGGACCCCTGTCTACCCACAGACCTGCAGGATGAAATTGGTCCATCTACACAGAAGCTCTACCTGCGAGGCACAGGAGACTTTGACCAGTGTCGCCAGATTCTCCAGCCGTTCCTCAACCGCACCAATGAGACCCAAACCTCCCTCAGCGGTATCTACCAGCCAGCCATTGACTACAGCAACAGTCAGTTCTACGGCTTCTCTGAGTTTTACTACTGCACAGAGGATGTGCTGCGCATGGGCGGGGATTATAATGCTTCAAAATATGCCCAGGCTGCTAAGGTAAATGCCACATCGAGTAACTTATTAGTCCCTACATTTTCCATAAAGCTTTATCTTATCAGAAATGCACCATTATTACCATTCTTTTTAAGATCAGTCAAAATTTGCCTGTCAAATAGCCAGTCATCACATCACCACTGGCTATTCTTATTTTGCTGTCAAGACAAGCAGCGTTTTCTCTCAAACTGTTTTGCTGACTATTTGCAATAAAGATTTTGAGACTGTCATGCCTTATATAGAGGCTAATGTGCATTTATCAATGTCTTATAActggaaacttttttttaaaatcatttacagAGTTACTGTGGCACCCAGTGGAAGACTCTGAGGGAGCGCTTTGACTCTGGCTTGTATGCTTCACATGCTGATCTTCACAGACTGAAGTAAGTCATACAGGATTATTAAAACCACTTCTAAAGCTCAACTAACCACTTGGTCCCCAAAAAAGATGGCTGCTATTTTGGACAAGAGTGCTTATCAGTGGCTTTATGTTTATGTCTGCAGGTACCAGTGTTTTAAATCTGCATGGATGTATGAAGTATTGCACTCAGGCTTCTCTTTTCCAACCAATTATAAAAATCTGAAGACTGCCCTACTGGTGTATGATAAAGAGGTCCAGTGGACTCTTGGAGCTATACTTTACAGAACACGGTTTCTGCCTTTGAGGTAAGATTGATTTTTCTCTCACCTGTGCcccattttttgtcattttactaATCAAACCTCAAGCAATGCTAGCCAGTGAAAACGATCCTCCTAAATCCCATCTAGTTAAATCTGTTCTTTGGTGTAAGTGGAGGAGTTATTGTTTAGTCTTCAGAGCTACCTTGATAACAAGACACAATTTTAACACGAGTAGAGAGTTGAAACAATGATCAGTACTCAGGAGTGGCTGGTAAACAGACATGACACTAAAGCCTCCAGAGCTGGTGGCTTTTATTGTATTTGGCAGCAGGAAGTAACTTAAAACTGAGGAATGTTTCTGGTTTCAAACATATCCTTACTATGAAAAGAAACCGAATACAAATGAATTACAAATTATAGACACTGTTTCAAAAGAACTACCTGTATCTTTCAGTCTCATGATCTTGGTGTGACTTATTAATGGACTAgtctttaaaaaatatagatTTATATCTGAAAATGAGTGCACATGTGttgttaacataaaaaaagaGTTGCATGATCCAGCCTACTTTGAATAAGATTGCAGTTTGGCAGGTTTGAGCTTAGTCTCATGTTGCTCACACAGTAGTTCAACAGAAATTTCAGCCAAGCCTAAAAGAAATCCCAATTCTTGTTATTCATGTCCTTAGGTTTTAACATATAATGACCAGGGCCCTGAACTAAATGATTCTATGCACATTATCTCTTTGTTCATAGCTGGTCTAATATGTGTcggttttttgttgttttgttttctttggccTCTTTCAGGGACATTCAACAGGAAAGCCTGAAAGGAGCGCATTCTCACTGGCGGCACAGTTTCTCCTTTGTCAACAACCACTACTTATTCCTGGCTTGTTTCTTCATTGTGTTGTTATCTATTATGCTGTACTTACTGCGACTCCGCCGCATCCACCGTCGCACGGCGCAACGCTGCACCCCCTCCTCCGTACCATGGTTGGAAGAGGGCCTTGGCTCACCCACACTCCCTATCAACCTCTAAACTTTGTAGAGCGTAAAGTCTGGACAGTGTGTCTGACTTTCCAAAGCCAATCTTtactcctcttctctctgaagTTCAGAGAGGTTGCTACTCTGAAAACAGGGCTGCTCCCTGCCATGTGATGAGAGATGGTACTGAGATTTGGACAAATGATAAagatcttcttcttcttcaggcTTACCTGAGCcaatgtttgtgtttaagttattttgtttaatattgaaatgtcttttttagaATTCATGCTCTTGCCTGTCACATACTCTTTTGTCAATTTCAAACGGCAGCTGCCTCCAGGTgtcttctgtttcatttctaaaaaagacaaacacaatggTACTTGTTAGGTAATCTCCCATACCCAAATAAATTATGTATATAATTCTATACTTTGACTTTCACAAAGTTTGACAAATATACCACAGtggcagtttattttatttttgtatgtatgtgtgggcACTTGCCTTTCTTTATGCCTTTTATATGTGCATGATCACatatgttcttttttgtttttatggttgTTGTCTAGAAAAACCTCAAATGCAATACAATTTATAAATAGTGGAAGGAGCACTTTGTAATGCAGTTGAGAATGAGGCTGCATAGCACTTCCCACCTGGgatggtcttttttttttttgaatgtgtgtatgtgtgtgtgtgtcttttccaAATCACTCTGCCTCTAGTGCAATACATGTCTTGTCACTGTTGGGAAGTTCTCCACAACACATCTGCTCTTTTGTGTGGAGTATCAGTCTATCTGAAAGCCCTGCTGAAAttcttgtgttatttatgttgGGCTTCATTTTCAGAAGCTGTCATATCACTGCTGTGAGGGGATTGTAAGTGGGAGCACATGCCCCattatttatatgaaaatgGTCTAGTAAAATGTTTGCACAGATGAATGAGAAATATATGTTGTCAGATTGAAATTCATTAATAAAGGTTTTATGGTATACTTGTGTGGCTGTTTACTTCATGAGGAGGAGATCAGACTAAACaagtattgtttgtttttccttgaagtgaatctgaaaacagtgtttctgAAAGCATAAACATCAgcctctctgtcactgacatgGTAAGAGTTTATCCCAATGTAACATTAAGATTTTGGTACTATGCTGCATGAGAGCATGAATCAATTGTAATAATCTGCATGCACCCTCATGACCACATAAGCTCATGGAGTGGGTTTGATGGTATGTTATAGGTGGCATCCTGAACAAAGTGTTGTCAACACCACTGATTGTCCTTATTTACACTTGCAGATCTGACTCCAGGCAAGGCTGCTGGTAATGATAATGGGCCAAATGAGACGGTAAGAATTGTGTAGTATGTGAGGGTCATCAGATGTGGTATAAAATTGATGGATTTTCATGAGTGAATTTCTCCAGCTGTGCTCCCCCTTACAGTACTGGGTTTTTGCCATAACAACTGAGAGAACTGTCCACTTTTGTTTTCATGACACTATGCAAAAGTGACCGGTGCACTATTCCAGTTATCCAGTCAAAACACAGTGCAGAGGCCACCATTTGATGTGCTCTGTGATGGAAGTGTTAATACTTGATGCGCTCTGCATGTGGGACACAGGAGACCATCCTGTGTGGTCTCCATGAGATAGTATTTGTAACCTTCTTCTGTTGCAACTTCCACAGTAAAATAAGTCAATTTATTGTTGTGCTTACAGATTGGCACTTGGATGGGAAGATATTTATATCATAAACAGGTCCACAATCCATATCATACAAAATGTTAGGCTAACAACTTAAATCTTTGTGTGTTCTGTTGTATATAGGATTTGAACCAAATATATAGTCTATTTCACAACCAAATGGCAGACTGTGAAACTTGTAGTTAACAGTAAACAGGGTTTACCAATCGTACCTGTGGTTCAAAGTGTATGCTAAAGTAGTGCACGTAGACAGTAGGTAACTTCTACTGGTACAAGGTTTATACAGTCAGTCTTACAGCTCTGACTGTAGTTTCCCAACATGTGAATACCAGTTTTACCAACAAGTGTAAGGCTCCTAGAATGCTGAGTCACTGATGTGTCACACTTCTTCGATGACACACCCACAGAGACACTACAGTGTGCTTTGTGTGTAGAGCTTATGTTTCAGCCAATGGTGAGATAGTTAATACTAATATCATGTTCAACTCAGTCACTTTAAAGATAATGAATACTGTTTATTTCTATACCTGATAGAATAACTGAATTcacaaatcaatcaaatcaatattttgatGAACAGATTGTTAAAAAATAttggagaaaacaaatgttCAGTGAAAGGGAGAGTGGATTGACAGAGAACCACTAAATCTTAAGTACATTTAGACAAATCAGGTGATATCCTAAACACAAACAGGTATCCTGTTGGATATCAAAGTGAAATTTAAACTTCTGGCCTGCAACAAGAGACAGCATGACACTAATGACATTAATTATTAAGAATAAGAGATGTAGTGAGACGTTCATCCAGTCTCATTGTGATGACTGGTGTCCAACAGGGTCCTTGAATTAATTTAACTGgacaaataattaatttgaaGCTGTAAGGCAGCACCATCTAATGTACAGGTCTGAAACTGTGATAGCAGTGTTGAACTTCTTATTCAAGAGCTGAAACTAATTTCATATGACTGTTCACATGATGTGATGTCTGGATGATGTGTGCAGATCAGTATGTTCAAATTTAAGAGGGTTACAGGTGAGGAGGGGGTGGTGTTAGGTTGTTGTGTAAGCTCACTTAATTCTAAAAGAAATTCTTCAATGTACTTTTCCTGCCCTAATTTGTCATTAAGAACTTTCATTGTGTCAATATGTGGTTTCAGAGAGCCCTTTTGGTCTGTGGTTCCTccatgctttttaaaaaataattatctgccataattttctgacaaattattcaataaaataaaaaacattacacCTGCAAATTAGAGACACAACACCTTGTCTTTAAAAGGTGTGTCCAGCCAAAGAAATAAGcaacaaaacaattattaaaaaaataaacatgtctaTTTATGTTTGGGAGTGATATATTGTACAGCCCCCAGTAGTGGAAAGTAACAAATGACATTAActttatatatctttttttttttttttttttgttttaaaagcttttattcaTTACTTCAGTTTATCCACTTTTGCcactttatatttatattgcACAACATTTCAAAGGGAAATACTTGTACTACTCGTTTTTTGCTGTTGTATTTCATTGCTGTAGTTACTACTTACTTTGGAAGATTAAATGCACATTATATACGATCAGTTActaaaatatgatgcactgCCCTTGTTTATAGTTAAATAAAACTGGCTTCATCTGAGCAGCTACAAAACTGAGTAGATGCTTACAAGTtgatgcatcagtaataataccgtgatatattattaa is from Lates calcarifer isolate ASB-BC8 linkage group LG13, TLL_Latcal_v3, whole genome shotgun sequence and encodes:
- the entpd4 gene encoding ectonucleoside triphosphate diphosphohydrolase 4 isoform X1, with translation MIYVKQSLNVKTIRTMGRISFSCLFPASWHFSLSSQVLPRLLTPSLRQLLFIGLVLCLMGLLYLLLVTGKGHVGWIREENHFHRHLARVTDVDATDTSNPNLNYGLVVDCGSSGSRVFVYCWPRHNGNPHELLDIRQMRDQHRKPVVMKIKPGISELAKTPEKASNYIFPLLSFAAQHIPKNKHQETPLYILCTAGMRILPESQQEALLEDLRTDIPVHFNFLFSDSHVEVISGKQEGVYAWIGINFVLGRFNHVHNDGEAVVEVHVPGSDQQEALVRKRTAGVLDMGGVSTQIAYEVPKTVSFASPQQEEVAKNLLAEFNLGCDAHRTEHVYRVYVSTFLGFGGNAARQRYEESLIRNTATRNKLLGQHIGETAESPLLDPCLPTDLQDEIGPSTQKLYLRGTGDFDQCRQILQPFLNRTNETQTSLSGIYQPAIDYSNSQFYGFSEFYYCTEDVLRMGGDYNASKYAQAAKSYCGTQWKTLRERFDSGLYASHADLHRLKYQCFKSAWMYEVLHSGFSFPTNYKNLKTALLVYDKEVQWTLGAILYRTRFLPLRDIQQESLKGAHSHWRHSFSFVNNHYLFLACFFIVLLSIMLYLLRLRRIHRRTAQRCTPSSVPWLEEGLGSPTLPINL
- the entpd4 gene encoding ectonucleoside triphosphate diphosphohydrolase 4 isoform X2 gives rise to the protein MIYVKQSLNVKTIRTMGRISFSCLFPASWHFSLSSQVLPRLLTPSLRQLLFIGLVLCLMGLLYLLLVTGKGHVGWIREENHFHRHLARVTDVDATDTSNPNLNYGLVVDCGSSGSRVFVYCWPRHNGNPHELLDIRQMRDQHRKPVVMKIKPGISELAKTPEKASNYIFPLLSFAAQHIPKNKHQETPLYILCTAGMRILPESQQEALLEDLRTDIPVHFNFLFSDSHVEVISGKQEGVYAWIGINFVLGRFNHVHNDGEAVVEVHVPGSDQQEALVRKRTAGVLDMGGVSTQIAYEVPKTEEVAKNLLAEFNLGCDAHRTEHVYRVYVSTFLGFGGNAARQRYEESLIRNTATRNKLLGQHIGETAESPLLDPCLPTDLQDEIGPSTQKLYLRGTGDFDQCRQILQPFLNRTNETQTSLSGIYQPAIDYSNSQFYGFSEFYYCTEDVLRMGGDYNASKYAQAAKSYCGTQWKTLRERFDSGLYASHADLHRLKYQCFKSAWMYEVLHSGFSFPTNYKNLKTALLVYDKEVQWTLGAILYRTRFLPLRDIQQESLKGAHSHWRHSFSFVNNHYLFLACFFIVLLSIMLYLLRLRRIHRRTAQRCTPSSVPWLEEGLGSPTLPINL